In Mycolicibacterium gadium, the genomic window GGAGATGGGCAACGCCTCGAACTTCCGGTGCCCATATCACGGGTGGTCGTACCGCAATGACGGACGCATCCTCGGCTTGCCGTTTCATCACGAGGCCTATGGAGGTGAGCAAGGGTTCAAGAAGCGCGGTCAGACTCTGCTGCCCGCCCCGAGCCTCGCCAGCTACAACGGACTGATTTTCATCAGCCTGGACGCCAACGCCGAACCCCTCGAGGACTATCTCGGCGACTTCCGGTTCTACCTCGACTACTACTCCAGGCAGAGCCCGGCCGGTTTGGAGGTCCGCGGTCCCCAGCGATGGCGCATCAACGCCAACTGGAAGATCGGCGCCGAGAACTTCGCCGGCGACATGTATCACACGCCGCAGACGCACACGTCGGTGGTGGAGATCGGGCTGTTCCGCGAGCCGAAAGCGGAAAAGCGCAAGGACGGCGCCACCTACTGGGCCGGGGTCGGCGGAGGCACCACCTACAAGCTGCCGCCCGGCGATTTCCGGGAGCGGATGCGCTACGTCGGCTACACCGACGACATGATCGCGCGTGTCGAACAGATCTGGTCCTCGGATCAGCAGTTGCTGGTCGGTGGCGACGGCTTCATGATCTCGGCGGCGTCCTGCTTCCCGAACATGAGCCTGGTGCACAACTGGCCCAAAGTGGAGGACGGTGACGCTGTCCTGCCGTTCATCTCGCTACGGACGTGGCAACCGATCAGCGCACACGAGACCGAGGTCTACTCCTGGTTCGCGGTCGACTCGGCGGCGCCGGAGGATTTCAAGAAGAACTCCTACAAGGCGTATTTGATGTGTTTCGGCTCGACGGGGATGTTCGAGCAGGACGATGTCGAGAACTGGGTGTCGCTGACCAACACCGCGGCGGGTTCGATGGCGCGGCGTCTGCAGCTCAACAGTCGGATGGGGCTGCTGGAGGACGATACACCTGTCGGAAAGCGCCTGCTGCCCAACGAATTTCATGGCCCAGGCACAGCGCAGGTCGGCTACAACGAAGCCAACCAGCGTGCTCTG contains:
- a CDS encoding aromatic ring-hydroxylating dioxygenase subunit alpha, with translation MADLEDVLAAVRRGMIPAHIYNDAEIFALERERIFGRSWIFVGHESEVPLEGDYVVRRVLDDSFVIARDSKGEIRAMFNMCLHRGMQVCRAEMGNASNFRCPYHGWSYRNDGRILGLPFHHEAYGGEQGFKKRGQTLLPAPSLASYNGLIFISLDANAEPLEDYLGDFRFYLDYYSRQSPAGLEVRGPQRWRINANWKIGAENFAGDMYHTPQTHTSVVEIGLFREPKAEKRKDGATYWAGVGGGTTYKLPPGDFRERMRYVGYTDDMIARVEQIWSSDQQLLVGGDGFMISAASCFPNMSLVHNWPKVEDGDAVLPFISLRTWQPISAHETEVYSWFAVDSAAPEDFKKNSYKAYLMCFGSTGMFEQDDVENWVSLTNTAAGSMARRLQLNSRMGLLEDDTPVGKRLLPNEFHGPGTAQVGYNEANQRALLRLWADHLERPVAPSSTVAVGTRADGIEPLVQTATLSVADGARV